Proteins found in one Pseudomonas mosselii genomic segment:
- the gspI gene encoding type II secretion system minor pseudopilin GspI — MRTTEDGFTLIEVLVALTIVAVAMAAAVRATGLMTQGNGLLRDKGLALLAAQGRLAELRLEGGAKPGVRQFECDQGRLRLRCEQRIAQARAGLLEVSLQVFERQREGPALARLQTLVGQ, encoded by the coding sequence GTGCGCACCACCGAGGACGGTTTCACCCTGATCGAAGTGTTGGTGGCATTGACCATCGTCGCCGTGGCCATGGCCGCCGCCGTGCGCGCCACCGGCTTGATGACCCAGGGCAACGGGCTGTTGCGCGACAAGGGGCTGGCCCTGCTGGCGGCCCAGGGGCGCCTGGCCGAACTGCGCCTGGAGGGTGGCGCGAAGCCCGGCGTCAGGCAGTTCGAATGCGACCAGGGGCGTTTGCGCCTGCGCTGCGAACAACGAATCGCACAGGCGCGGGCCGGATTGCTGGAGGTGTCGCTGCAGGTGTTCGAGCGCCAACGCGAAGGGCCTGCGCTGGCGCGATTGCAAACATTGGTGGGTCAGTGA
- the gspG gene encoding type II secretion system major pseudopilin GspG, which produces MQIVRRNMPAHRLRQQGFTLIEIMVVVVILGILAAMVVPKVLDRPDQARATAARQDIGGLMQALKLYRLDNGAYPNQNQGLKVLVEKPAQAKDGQWRAYLDRLPNDPWGRPYQYLNPGANGEIDVFSLGADGQAGGDGVNADLGSWQL; this is translated from the coding sequence ATGCAGATCGTCCGCCGCAACATGCCCGCCCATCGACTCCGCCAGCAGGGTTTCACCCTGATCGAGATCATGGTGGTGGTGGTGATCCTCGGGATTCTCGCGGCGATGGTGGTGCCCAAGGTGCTCGATCGCCCTGACCAGGCCCGCGCCACCGCGGCGCGCCAGGATATCGGCGGGCTGATGCAGGCACTCAAGCTGTACCGACTGGACAATGGCGCCTACCCCAACCAGAACCAGGGCCTGAAAGTGCTGGTGGAAAAACCGGCCCAGGCCAAGGACGGCCAATGGCGCGCCTACCTCGACCGCCTGCCCAACGACCCCTGGGGGCGCCCGTACCAGTACCTGAACCCGGGCGCCAACGGTGAGATCGATGTGTTCTCCCTGGGCGCCGACGGCCAGGCTGGCGGCGACGGGGTGAATGCCGATCTCGGCTCCTGGCAGTTGTGA